A single window of Sphingobacterium sp. ML3W DNA harbors:
- a CDS encoding cyclophilin-like fold protein has product MKSQYSILLFLLFFVINASACDSKDARHEIQNNVVNKENDNMKTIKIKIKVNSKDFTATLLSNKTTEDFIKLLPLTIKMEDHLRNEKHVDLATKLRINPSNPGTIKNGDIMLFGSKTLVLFYDSFPTSYSYTKLGKVDDPTGLAKVLGLGSITVHFELK; this is encoded by the coding sequence ATGAAATCTCAATATTCAATTTTACTATTTTTGCTTTTCTTTGTCATCAATGCCTCTGCATGTGATAGCAAAGATGCGCGTCATGAAATCCAAAACAATGTTGTGAATAAGGAAAATGACAATATGAAAACGATTAAGATAAAAATTAAAGTCAATTCAAAAGATTTTACCGCTACTTTATTAAGCAATAAAACCACAGAAGATTTCATAAAGCTGCTTCCACTGACAATAAAAATGGAAGACCATCTCCGTAATGAAAAACATGTTGATCTGGCTACAAAACTTCGCATTAATCCATCAAATCCAGGTACAATCAAGAACGGTGACATTATGCTTTTCGGTTCAAAAACGTTAGTTCTATTCTATGACAGTTTTCCGACATCATATAGCTACACAAAGCTAGGTAAAGTGGATGATCCAACTGGTTTGGCCAAAGTTCTAGGTTTAGGAAGTATAACAGTCCATTTTGAATTAAAGTAA
- a CDS encoding IS4 family transposase: MVNLNVFSQILSLIDRELFKVLVAKHKSDKHCKGINSWTHLASMLFCHFSSADSVRDISNGLRSTTGNLNHLGVGRAPSKSNISYINKHRTHELFKDLYFSLLDKLWQKDTHLRKDLTQLKRKVYLMDASIIPLCLSVFDWAKFRSTKGAVKLHTVLDYDGCLPVFMQITDGKVHESQRAGSYSFSKGSVVVVDRGYVDYNWLGDLDSRGCYFVTRSKTNMKYNVIKSYQSEALLEKGIIKDEIIELSGPSADRYNSKPLRLIHFWDSSTDNQYHFLTNNIQWKASLVANIYKQRWQIEIFFKHLKQRLKISSFVGTSENAVMIQIWTSLIGILLLKYLQKKAKYDWNLSNLVGFIRMNIFVKINIWQWIDDPFIRPPVKGKNGQLQIFSD; encoded by the coding sequence ATGGTAAATTTAAACGTTTTTAGTCAGATTTTATCACTTATCGACCGCGAATTATTCAAGGTTTTGGTTGCTAAGCACAAGAGTGACAAACATTGTAAAGGGATCAACAGCTGGACGCATCTTGCTAGCATGTTGTTTTGCCATTTTTCTTCTGCAGATTCAGTTCGTGATATCAGTAATGGCTTACGTAGTACGACTGGTAATTTGAACCATTTAGGTGTTGGTAGAGCACCCAGCAAGTCCAATATTTCCTATATCAACAAGCACCGCACCCATGAACTCTTTAAAGATCTGTACTTTTCGCTATTAGATAAGCTATGGCAAAAGGATACCCATTTGCGCAAAGATCTAACGCAATTAAAGCGCAAGGTTTATCTGATGGATGCCAGTATCATCCCTTTATGTTTATCTGTATTTGACTGGGCTAAATTTAGAAGCACCAAAGGTGCTGTAAAACTGCACACTGTGCTGGATTATGATGGATGTCTTCCTGTTTTCATGCAGATTACAGACGGGAAAGTTCATGAAAGCCAGCGTGCGGGTAGCTATAGTTTTTCCAAAGGAAGCGTTGTAGTGGTGGATAGAGGTTATGTGGATTACAACTGGCTCGGGGATTTGGACAGCAGAGGTTGTTATTTTGTTACCAGGAGTAAAACTAACATGAAGTACAACGTTATCAAGTCATACCAGAGTGAAGCACTCCTTGAAAAGGGAATCATTAAAGATGAGATCATTGAGCTTTCTGGTCCATCAGCAGATAGATACAACTCTAAACCATTACGCTTGATTCACTTTTGGGACAGCAGCACAGACAACCAGTACCACTTTCTGACAAATAATATCCAATGGAAGGCATCACTAGTAGCTAACATTTATAAACAGCGATGGCAGATCGAGATTTTCTTCAAGCATCTGAAGCAACGCTTAAAAATATCATCTTTTGTGGGTACTTCTGAAAATGCGGTCATGATCCAAATATGGACTTCGTTGATTGGAATATTACTGCTCAAATACCTTCAGAAGAAGGCTAAATACGATTGGAATCTGTCTAACTTGGTCGGGTTTATCAGGATGAATATATTCGTGAAAATAAATATATGGCAATGGATAGATGATCCTTTTATCAGGCCACCAGTTAAGGGTAAAAATGGACAGCTACAGATATTCTCAGACTAA
- a CDS encoding efflux RND transporter permease subunit — translation MIKKFIERPVFSAVISIFIVVLGILGLKGLPMTQYPDIAPPTVKITANYPGADAMTIIRSVITPIEEQVNGVEGMTYISSSATNDGTASIDVFFELGTDPDIAAVNVQNRVSRATPLLPQEVTRSGVVTQKQETSALIFVRFYSTNPSFDQVYIENYININVIPAIKRIKGVANADIHGAKNYAMRIWLSPEKLAAYSLEPDDVIAKINSQSREAAAGQVGVNAGRTNEYVIRYKGRFDTENGYENIIIKALGNGQFLRLKDVADVSFDSQSYSGVGETMGYVNGVFGVYQSPGSNAQEVNKAVLDYLDSIEPNLPEGLHWLNDYDLNTFLDGAVDQVVITLIEAFLLVFLVVLLFLQDFRSTLIPAIAIPVSLVGSFFFLNLFGFSLNLLTLFALVLSIGIVVDDAIVVVEAVHAKLQQKKQDSRSATIEAMGEISGAIISITLVLGAVFVPVTFISGPAGVFYQQFGITLMVAIFISAVNALTLTPMLCALFLKSDHTDKTYAEKNVVQKFNYKFNVAFDLTTKRYGVLVKGLIDKKWIVGTMFIVAIGLLFWANSSMPKGFVPLEDRGVIYINAELPPGSSMERSYAAMKELEKKVVDIPGVDRFSISTGASLFSGTGSNNATGYIHLPPFKDRKGNDELSVNTVIRKLYKEAATIPDANFVFFGPSSVQGFGSSAGFSMVLLDRAGNDIQELDKVAKNFIEELEKRPEIEFAQTPFNVSYPQYEMDIDVERAEESGVEVSSILSAMQGYVGGFYASDFTKFGKQYRVMVQSLPETRKDEKLLEHFTIKTGSGEMAPISQFVSLKRTYGPQVVNRFNLFTSVQIDGANAPGYSTGDAITAFQEVAAQTLPVDYTVDYAGLTREEIAVGNQTLFIFLLCVMFIYLLLSAQYESFIQPLTVILSLPFGIMGAFLGQHLAGLENNIYFQVALIMLVGLLAKNAILIVEFALQRRHAGESITDAAINAARARLRPILMTSLAFVAGMIPLVFSSGMGAVGNRSIGTGAAAGLLIGTVCGVLVIPVLFVIFQWLQEKVKPIKSKEISIEKP, via the coding sequence ATGATTAAGAAATTTATTGAGAGACCGGTGTTTTCTGCCGTCATCTCTATTTTTATAGTTGTTTTGGGAATACTTGGGTTAAAGGGACTTCCGATGACACAGTACCCTGACATCGCACCACCTACTGTAAAAATAACCGCTAATTATCCCGGAGCAGACGCGATGACTATTATCCGTTCTGTCATTACGCCTATTGAAGAGCAGGTAAACGGGGTGGAGGGGATGACCTATATTTCTTCATCAGCTACCAACGACGGGACAGCAAGTATCGACGTGTTTTTTGAATTAGGGACCGATCCAGATATTGCAGCGGTAAATGTTCAGAATCGGGTAAGTAGGGCTACACCTTTACTTCCCCAAGAGGTTACAAGATCGGGAGTAGTGACACAAAAACAGGAAACCTCGGCTTTGATATTTGTCCGATTTTATTCTACAAACCCTTCGTTCGACCAAGTCTATATCGAAAACTATATCAACATCAACGTCATTCCTGCGATTAAGAGAATCAAGGGTGTGGCAAATGCCGATATACACGGCGCTAAAAATTACGCGATGCGTATTTGGCTTTCTCCGGAGAAACTTGCTGCATATAGTCTGGAACCCGATGATGTGATTGCAAAAATCAATTCCCAAAGTAGAGAAGCCGCAGCCGGTCAGGTTGGCGTCAACGCAGGACGAACCAACGAGTATGTAATCCGCTACAAGGGAAGGTTCGATACTGAAAACGGATATGAAAACATCATTATTAAGGCGTTAGGGAACGGACAATTTTTAAGATTAAAAGATGTTGCCGATGTATCATTCGACTCACAAAGTTATTCTGGCGTAGGTGAAACAATGGGTTATGTCAACGGCGTATTCGGCGTGTATCAAAGTCCAGGTTCCAATGCCCAGGAAGTCAACAAAGCGGTGTTGGATTACCTTGACAGTATCGAACCTAACCTGCCTGAAGGTTTACATTGGTTAAACGATTACGATCTCAATACGTTTTTGGATGGAGCTGTCGACCAGGTAGTCATAACACTAATAGAGGCGTTTCTACTTGTATTTTTAGTCGTATTGCTTTTCTTGCAGGATTTTCGTTCTACCCTTATTCCAGCCATTGCGATACCCGTTTCACTTGTGGGCAGTTTCTTTTTTCTAAATTTGTTTGGTTTCTCCCTGAATCTGCTGACCCTTTTTGCGCTTGTACTCTCGATCGGTATTGTCGTTGACGACGCCATTGTGGTGGTCGAAGCCGTTCATGCTAAATTACAGCAAAAGAAGCAAGATAGCCGTTCAGCAACTATTGAGGCAATGGGAGAAATCTCAGGAGCCATCATTTCCATTACCTTGGTTTTGGGTGCTGTTTTTGTTCCTGTAACGTTTATCAGTGGACCTGCGGGCGTTTTCTATCAACAGTTCGGGATCACCCTGATGGTTGCCATCTTTATTTCGGCAGTCAATGCCCTGACCTTAACGCCTATGCTGTGTGCCTTATTTCTAAAATCTGATCATACAGACAAAACATACGCAGAGAAAAATGTGGTACAGAAATTCAATTATAAGTTCAATGTTGCATTTGATTTGACTACTAAACGATATGGCGTATTGGTAAAAGGATTGATTGATAAAAAATGGATTGTAGGTACGATGTTTATCGTTGCAATCGGTCTGCTGTTTTGGGCAAATAGCTCCATGCCAAAAGGTTTCGTGCCTCTGGAAGATAGAGGAGTAATTTATATTAATGCAGAACTCCCTCCAGGCTCATCAATGGAACGATCTTATGCGGCGATGAAAGAACTGGAGAAAAAAGTAGTAGATATTCCAGGGGTGGATAGGTTCAGCATTTCTACTGGAGCGAGCTTATTCTCTGGAACTGGAAGCAACAATGCTACAGGTTATATACACCTACCTCCATTCAAAGACCGAAAAGGAAATGATGAATTGAGCGTAAATACTGTTATTAGGAAACTTTATAAAGAGGCGGCCACCATTCCTGATGCCAACTTCGTGTTTTTTGGTCCCTCGAGCGTGCAGGGATTTGGTAGTAGTGCCGGATTTTCCATGGTGCTGCTCGATAGAGCTGGAAACGATATTCAGGAGCTCGACAAAGTAGCCAAAAATTTCATTGAGGAGTTAGAGAAACGGCCGGAGATTGAATTTGCACAGACCCCGTTCAATGTCAGCTATCCACAGTATGAAATGGACATTGATGTGGAACGAGCGGAGGAGTCAGGAGTGGAGGTTTCCAGTATCCTTTCTGCGATGCAGGGCTATGTGGGTGGTTTCTATGCTTCCGATTTTACGAAATTCGGAAAGCAATATCGGGTGATGGTGCAGTCGCTACCGGAAACCAGAAAGGATGAAAAACTTTTGGAACATTTTACGATAAAGACTGGGTCGGGAGAAATGGCACCTATATCCCAGTTTGTTTCACTGAAAAGGACTTATGGTCCGCAGGTGGTCAACCGGTTCAACCTGTTCACATCGGTACAGATCGATGGGGCAAATGCACCAGGCTATAGTACCGGAGACGCGATTACGGCATTCCAGGAAGTAGCAGCACAGACCTTGCCTGTTGACTATACCGTAGATTATGCCGGTTTGACAAGAGAAGAAATCGCCGTGGGAAATCAGACCCTGTTTATTTTTCTCCTCTGCGTTATGTTCATTTATTTATTGCTGTCAGCACAGTACGAAAGTTTTATACAACCACTTACAGTAATTCTTTCCTTGCCTTTTGGCATAATGGGTGCTTTTCTGGGGCAGCATCTTGCGGGATTGGAAAACAATATTTATTTCCAGGTTGCCTTGATTATGCTGGTCGGTTTGTTAGCGAAAAATGCGATTTTGATTGTTGAATTTGCGCTACAACGAAGACACGCTGGGGAATCTATTACCGATGCTGCCATCAATGCTGCCAGAGCAAGATTACGACCAATTCTAATGACTTCGTTGGCATTTGTAGCAGGTATGATTCCCTTGGTATTCTCTTCTGGAATGGGAGCAGTTGGAAACCGGTCGATCGGTACTGGAGCGGCAGCAGGTTTGCTGATCGGAACCGTATGCGGTGTATTGGTGATCCCTGTTCTGTTTGTCATTTTCCAATGGTTACAAGAGAAAGTAAAACCGATAAAATCAAAAGAAATTTCGATTGAAAAACCATAA
- a CDS encoding efflux transporter outer membrane subunit, with protein sequence MKNIKIAKWLPLIALLFTLQSCFVAKRYERPQNALPTADLFRKEYQQVDSANIGLIKRAEFFTDPLLQVYIETALQNNLDINIALENIKASRSYYLQSGKAFLPSLNVGPGVNYTSQSLNTQFGQMIGERQHLFQFDLTASVSWEADIWGKLTSSKRAALTEMQRTITGQQALQTTLVSHVASLYYQLLILDEQQKVTEHTIETRTKSLETSKALKLEGTLSEAAVKQSEALIYNAQSLLVQVNNQIEVTENAFNLLLAGESKTVERGTLDDQQIVMDLAIGVPYQLLSNRPDVRAAEYDLMRNFQLVNVAKAEFYPSFRLTASSGFQSIDIDQLFSPRALFGNVIASLTQPVWNRRQLKTRHEISLANQQIAYLNYRKSILNAGKEVSDALSNFKSQTQIEKFKEKEYLAYQSATIYSQKLMNHGLANYLEVLRAQEHELNTQINILDAKYQKLNAIVQLYKALGGGTK encoded by the coding sequence TTGAAAAATATAAAAATTGCAAAATGGCTCCCATTGATTGCCCTACTATTTACGTTGCAATCCTGTTTTGTAGCGAAACGATATGAACGACCACAGAATGCCCTGCCCACAGCAGATCTGTTCAGAAAGGAATATCAGCAGGTGGATTCCGCGAACATAGGGTTGATAAAAAGGGCTGAGTTTTTTACCGATCCACTTCTTCAGGTGTATATCGAGACCGCACTGCAAAATAACTTAGATATCAACATTGCTTTGGAAAATATAAAGGCAAGCAGATCTTATTATTTGCAATCTGGTAAAGCATTCCTACCGTCCCTGAATGTAGGTCCAGGTGTAAACTATACTTCCCAGTCGTTGAATACACAGTTTGGTCAAATGATTGGCGAACGGCAACATCTCTTTCAGTTCGATCTGACGGCTTCAGTATCTTGGGAAGCCGATATATGGGGAAAATTGACGAGCTCGAAGCGTGCGGCTCTTACCGAAATGCAACGTACAATTACGGGGCAACAGGCTTTGCAGACCACATTGGTAAGCCATGTCGCTTCGCTTTATTATCAATTGTTGATACTGGATGAGCAGCAGAAAGTAACGGAACATACCATTGAAACAAGGACAAAATCGTTGGAAACTTCAAAGGCTTTGAAATTGGAAGGCACGTTGAGCGAAGCAGCAGTAAAGCAAAGCGAAGCATTGATATACAATGCACAGTCACTTTTGGTCCAGGTTAATAATCAGATTGAAGTTACCGAGAATGCTTTTAACCTGCTCTTGGCAGGCGAATCGAAAACAGTTGAAAGGGGAACATTGGACGACCAACAGATTGTAATGGATTTAGCAATTGGTGTACCATATCAGCTTTTGTCCAACCGTCCGGATGTCCGTGCAGCAGAATATGATCTTATGCGTAATTTCCAATTGGTCAATGTTGCAAAAGCCGAATTTTACCCCAGTTTTAGACTGACAGCAAGTTCAGGTTTTCAAAGCATTGATATCGATCAGTTATTTAGTCCGAGAGCTCTGTTTGGGAATGTTATAGCGTCACTGACCCAACCCGTATGGAATAGACGTCAACTAAAAACCCGACATGAAATAAGTTTGGCAAACCAACAGATTGCCTATCTGAATTACCGTAAATCTATTTTGAATGCAGGTAAGGAAGTATCCGATGCGTTGAGCAATTTCAAATCACAGACACAAATCGAAAAATTTAAAGAAAAGGAATATTTAGCTTATCAGTCCGCCACAATATATTCACAGAAATTGATGAACCACGGTTTGGCGAATTATCTCGAAGTATTAAGGGCACAAGAGCATGAGCTCAACACACAAATTAATATTCTTGACGCAAAATATCAAAAGCTAAATGCTATAGTACAATTGTACAAAGCTTTAGGAGGAGGAACGAAATAA
- a CDS encoding NUDIX hydrolase: MEHTVIDKVALINISVGKVLSTLSKSKNKLYFPGGKRENNESDLECLKREIFEELNVHIIDGTVSFFGCFEAPADGRKEGVVVQMLCYIAEFEGALIASNEIESFEWITYKDKHRTSPVDHLILEQLKSLKLID; encoded by the coding sequence ATGGAGCATACTGTTATCGACAAAGTTGCCTTAATTAATATATCCGTTGGAAAGGTCTTGAGTACTCTTTCCAAGTCAAAGAATAAGCTATATTTCCCTGGAGGAAAGAGAGAAAATAATGAGTCTGATTTAGAATGCCTCAAAAGGGAGATATTCGAAGAACTCAATGTACACATTATTGATGGCACTGTCAGTTTCTTTGGTTGTTTCGAAGCCCCCGCTGATGGTCGCAAAGAAGGTGTTGTGGTGCAAATGCTATGCTATATTGCTGAATTTGAAGGCGCTTTGATAGCGTCGAACGAAATAGAATCATTTGAATGGATAACCTACAAGGATAAGCACAGAACTTCTCCAGTAGACCACTTGATATTGGAGCAATTAAAGAGCTTGAAATTAATTGATTAG
- a CDS encoding efflux RND transporter periplasmic adaptor subunit yields MIYLIKNITIAVLSTTLFASCIASEITQEEERTYPVVEVENRDVLGYQTYPTSIQGINNNDVRTKIQGYISEVLVDEGQRVNKGQVMFKLETNVLSQTESAAQSSVAAAQAKVAVAQVEVKKLEPLVDQNIISPILLETAQVRLLHANSELKQAKANYNSIAANVDYAIIRAPVDGVVGKINLRTGALVGPSDQTPITTVSDIRALYAYFSMNESEYLNFLYETAGNSSEEKLKNIPPVELLMANGRIYDEKGTISAITGQINPQTGSIQFRVSFPNKQGILTNGNSGTIRIPKPYKNTLVIPETSVFEQQGKVYTYIVTNDTVRLTEIKEIDRINNLVLVESGLKQGDIVVAGGMSGLRSNTAIRQTKTVTDSIINNIKPIF; encoded by the coding sequence ATGATTTATTTAATCAAAAATATAACAATAGCTGTATTGTCTACTACGCTTTTTGCTTCTTGCATTGCAAGTGAAATCACTCAGGAGGAAGAGCGTACTTACCCAGTTGTGGAGGTTGAAAACAGGGATGTTTTAGGGTATCAAACCTATCCAACCTCCATACAGGGGATTAACAATAATGATGTTCGCACTAAGATTCAGGGCTATATAAGTGAAGTATTGGTAGATGAGGGACAACGTGTCAACAAAGGACAGGTCATGTTTAAGCTGGAAACCAATGTACTCTCCCAAACTGAAAGTGCGGCACAATCAAGTGTTGCTGCAGCACAGGCCAAAGTAGCAGTTGCCCAAGTTGAAGTGAAAAAATTGGAGCCATTGGTCGATCAAAACATTATAAGTCCAATATTATTGGAAACAGCCCAAGTTAGGCTATTGCATGCAAATAGTGAATTGAAGCAGGCAAAGGCAAATTATAACAGTATTGCTGCCAATGTAGATTATGCAATCATTCGTGCACCTGTGGATGGTGTGGTCGGTAAAATAAATTTAAGGACGGGCGCTTTAGTAGGACCTTCCGACCAGACACCTATTACCACCGTTTCAGATATTCGAGCCTTGTATGCCTATTTCTCAATGAATGAATCTGAATATCTCAATTTTCTATATGAAACAGCGGGTAACTCATCAGAAGAAAAACTGAAAAATATTCCTCCTGTTGAATTGTTAATGGCCAATGGTAGGATTTATGACGAAAAAGGTACTATAAGCGCCATTACTGGCCAAATCAATCCACAAACAGGAAGTATACAGTTCCGGGTTTCTTTTCCGAATAAACAAGGAATACTTACTAACGGCAACAGTGGTACGATTCGAATCCCCAAACCTTATAAAAATACTCTCGTTATACCTGAAACAAGTGTTTTTGAACAACAAGGAAAAGTATATACATATATCGTTACAAACGATACTGTACGATTGACAGAGATAAAAGAAATTGATCGAATCAATAACCTTGTACTGGTTGAAAGCGGATTGAAACAAGGCGATATCGTAGTGGCAGGAGGTATGTCAGGTTTACGTTCAAACACGGCAATCCGTCAGACGAAAACAGTAACAGATAGTATTATTAACAACATTAAGCCAATATTCTAA
- a CDS encoding helix-turn-helix domain-containing protein, whose translation MVEIERIDTIKQYNDTVGVDTLHPLVSIVDFDMMPTYQYFRRKMGVYAIFLKYIKCGDMRYGCQPYDYEDGTLVFIAPGQVYGIDSKGKIIKPAGKALVFHPDLIANTDLGKKMKNYTFFSYEVNEALHLSKKERVLINDCLDKIAYEIDLNIDKYSKVLIVSYIELFLNYCMRFYNRQFITRSNVNKDILSRFEHLLHEYFSTKKQLTLGIPSVGYCAEQLNISANYFGDLIKQETGRTALDYIQSKLINEAKIMLFDKKKPISEVAHQLGFNYQQHFTRLFKQRVGQTPNEYKKLI comes from the coding sequence ATGGTAGAAATAGAAAGGATTGATACGATAAAGCAGTATAACGATACGGTAGGCGTTGATACCCTCCATCCGCTTGTTAGTATTGTAGACTTTGATATGATGCCAACTTATCAATATTTTAGACGTAAAATGGGAGTTTATGCCATTTTCTTAAAGTATATTAAATGTGGAGATATGCGATATGGATGTCAACCTTATGATTATGAGGATGGAACTTTGGTATTCATAGCACCAGGTCAAGTTTATGGTATCGATAGTAAAGGAAAGATAATAAAACCAGCGGGTAAAGCACTTGTATTCCATCCCGATCTTATCGCAAATACTGACCTAGGCAAGAAAATGAAAAACTATACTTTCTTTTCGTATGAGGTGAACGAAGCACTTCATCTTTCAAAAAAAGAACGTGTTTTGATAAACGATTGCTTAGATAAAATAGCTTATGAAATAGATCTAAACATTGACAAATACAGTAAGGTGCTTATTGTCTCTTACATTGAATTATTTCTGAATTATTGTATGCGATTTTATAATCGCCAATTCATAACTCGTAGTAATGTCAATAAAGATATACTTAGTAGATTTGAACATTTATTACATGAATATTTTAGCACCAAAAAACAGCTTACTTTAGGTATCCCAAGTGTTGGTTATTGTGCTGAGCAACTAAATATTTCAGCTAATTATTTTGGTGATCTTATAAAACAAGAAACCGGAAGAACAGCTTTGGACTATATTCAAAGCAAGCTGATAAATGAGGCAAAAATCATGCTGTTTGATAAGAAAAAACCGATCAGTGAAGTTGCCCATCAACTGGGTTTCAACTACCAGCAACATTTTACGCGACTATTTAAGCAGCGGGTCGGGCAAACTCCGAACGAATATAAAAAACTGATCTAG
- a CDS encoding helix-turn-helix domain-containing protein → MQIDENQKIISFKASNLAQFPKDFQSRFHTHIYCQRGNAEFRFNDQIFHCKTGEFIFWLAGSEVSDLFLSGNFLAMVLFIEKKFLLDNLPNQNLSIDSIVYHKENPILHPDDKNDKKKILVNFQMLNNRYLETEHRFYDEVLKLQIQLFVLEMWNIFANQLDRRRRSLQAGTLYERFLQLVEDNCMKEREVQYYSNRLNVSPKYLNQICKANTGVPASQWIQRLTKDRIVVMLRNKNMNVSEIANEMEFSSYSFFTRYVKKVLGVSPSEYRRQF, encoded by the coding sequence ATGCAGATAGATGAGAATCAAAAAATAATATCATTTAAGGCTTCGAATTTAGCTCAATTTCCCAAGGATTTTCAATCCCGATTTCACACACATATTTACTGTCAACGTGGAAACGCAGAATTCAGATTCAATGACCAGATATTCCATTGTAAAACAGGTGAATTTATTTTTTGGCTTGCTGGAAGTGAGGTATCAGATCTATTCCTTTCCGGAAATTTTCTGGCAATGGTATTATTTATTGAAAAAAAATTTCTTTTGGACAACCTCCCCAATCAGAACCTGAGTATAGATTCTATTGTATATCATAAGGAGAACCCTATTTTGCATCCTGACGATAAAAATGATAAAAAAAAGATTCTTGTCAATTTCCAAATGCTGAACAATAGGTATTTAGAAACAGAACATCGGTTTTATGATGAAGTATTGAAACTTCAGATACAATTGTTCGTTTTGGAGATGTGGAATATTTTTGCCAATCAGTTGGATAGACGAAGACGTTCGTTACAGGCAGGAACACTTTATGAAAGATTTCTACAATTGGTAGAAGATAATTGTATGAAGGAACGTGAGGTGCAGTACTACAGTAATCGACTCAATGTTTCTCCAAAATACTTGAATCAAATCTGCAAAGCAAATACAGGTGTTCCTGCTTCTCAGTGGATACAACGTCTTACAAAAGACCGAATAGTTGTTATGCTGCGGAACAAGAATATGAATGTTTCGGAAATTGCAAATGAAATGGAATTTTCTAGCTATTCATTTTTTACCCGATATGTAAAAAAGGTGTTAGGAGTTAGTCCAAGCGAATATAGACGACAGTTCTAA
- a CDS encoding alpha/beta hydrolase: MIVLSQAYGQVSSSKDQIKMENQEHYTFQLSEKVTRQKITFKNRYGITLTGDLYTPKNNNNRSLPALAISGPFGAVKEQSSGLYANQMAERGFITLAFDPSYTGESGGEPRAVASPDINTEDFSAAIDFLGIQENIDRSKIGIIGICGWAGFALNATAIDKRVKAVAVTSMYDMSRVNAKGYNDAMTLEQRTEILEQLGKQRWKDAEAGIFHAGAILNAENSSDDAPQFVKEYADYYKTERGYHERSLNSTGAWNATNALSFMNMPLLTYIKEISPRPLLMIAGENAHSRYFSEDAFKDALKPKELIIIPNAVHVDLYDKLDVIPFDKMETFFRTNLK; encoded by the coding sequence ATGATAGTTTTATCTCAGGCTTACGGTCAAGTTTCATCTTCTAAAGATCAAATCAAAATGGAAAATCAAGAACATTATACCTTTCAATTAAGTGAAAAGGTAACACGACAAAAAATTACCTTTAAAAACCGCTACGGTATAACATTGACAGGTGATTTATACACACCCAAAAATAATAACAATCGGTCGTTACCAGCACTAGCAATTAGTGGACCATTTGGCGCAGTCAAAGAACAATCATCGGGATTATATGCTAACCAAATGGCAGAACGTGGTTTTATCACACTTGCATTCGACCCGTCTTATACAGGAGAGAGCGGTGGCGAACCTCGTGCCGTAGCATCGCCCGACATCAATACAGAAGATTTTAGTGCGGCAATAGATTTTCTTGGAATACAGGAAAATATTGATAGAAGTAAAATAGGCATCATCGGGATTTGTGGTTGGGCCGGTTTCGCATTGAACGCCACTGCTATCGACAAACGTGTGAAAGCCGTGGCAGTTACCAGTATGTACGATATGTCAAGGGTGAACGCAAAAGGCTATAATGATGCAATGACATTGGAGCAGCGTACTGAAATTTTAGAGCAACTAGGCAAACAACGCTGGAAAGATGCAGAAGCAGGGATATTCCACGCAGGAGCAATATTAAATGCTGAAAATTCGAGTGATGATGCACCGCAATTTGTAAAAGAATATGCTGATTACTACAAAACTGAAAGAGGTTATCACGAACGTTCTCTAAATTCAACAGGTGCTTGGAATGCGACAAATGCGTTATCGTTTATGAATATGCCCTTATTAACCTATATCAAAGAGATTTCGCCAAGACCACTTTTGATGATTGCAGGAGAAAATGCACATTCACGTTATTTTTCTGAAGATGCTTTTAAGGATGCATTAAAACCAAAAGAACTTATCATTATCCCAAATGCTGTCCATGTGGATTTGTATGATAAGTTGGATGTCATTCCGTTTGACAAAATGGAAACATTTTTCAGGACAAACCTAAAATAG